A segment of the Streptomyces sp. L2 genome:
ACACCCTCGCCCGAGAGGTTACCGTTCGGTAGACACCGTGTCAGGACGCTCCCCGGAGGTTCCCCGCCATGATGCCCGACCGTGCCGCAGGTCTCGCGGAGTCCGTTCGCGCGCTGACCGAGGGCGAGGTGACCTCCCGCACCCTGGTGGAGCGGGCCCTGGCCCGGATCGCGGCCACCCAGCCGACGCTGAACGCCTTCCGCGTGGTGCGCGCCGAGGCCGCCCTGGCCGAAGCGGACGCCGCTGACCGGGAGTTGGCGGGCGGCGCGCGGCGGCCGCTGCTGGGCGTTCCGGTGGCGGTGAAGGACGACATGGACGTGGCGGGCGAGCCGACCGCGTTCGGCTGCCGGGGCGACTTCCCCGCCGTGGCCGAGGACGGGGAGGCGGTACGGCGGCTGCGCGCGGCCGGCGCGGTGATCATCGGCAAGACCAACACCTGCGAGCTGGGGCAGTGGCCGTTCACCGAGGGCGCCGCGTTCGGGGAGACCCGCAATCCGTGGCACACCGGCCACACTCCCGGTGGTTCCTCGGGCGGTTCGGCCGCCGCCGTCGCGGCGGGCCTGGTGCCGGCCGCGCTGGGCTCGGACGGCGCCGGATCGGTGCGGATCCCGGCCTCCTGGACCCATCTGGTCGGCATCAAGCCCCAGCGCGGCCGCATCTCGACCTGGCCGCGCGGCGAATCCTTCCAGGGCATCACCGTCAACGGCACCCTGGCCCGCACGGTCGCCGACGCGGCCCTGCTGCTGGACGCGGCGAGCGGCAACCACGCCCGGGACCCGCACCGACCGGCCGCCCTGACCGTCGCCGACGCGGTCGGCCGCGACCCGGGGCGGCTGCGCGTCGCCCTGTCGCTGAAGCCGCCGTTCACCGCGGTACCGGCCCGCCTCCACCCGGAGGTGCGGGCCCTCGTCGTCCAACTGGCGGACAGACTGGCCGCGTTGGGGCATGACGTGGAGGAGGCCGATCCGCCGTACGGCCAGATCGGGCTGACCTTCGTGCCCCGGGCCACCGTCGGCATCTCCGAGTGGGTCCGCGACGCGCCCGACCCGGCGCTGCTCGACCGGCGCACCCGGGACGCGGCCCGGCTGGGCCGGCTGCTCGGCGGGGCCCCGCTGCGGGCGGCCCGGCGCGCCGAGGCGGTCCTGCACCGGCGGATCGGCGGGTTCTTCGAGTCGTACGACGTGGTCCTCGCGCCGACGACGGCCGCTCCCCCGCCCCGGATCGGCGCCCTGTACCGGCTGGGCGGGCTGGCCACCGACCGCGCGATGATCGCCGCCTGCCCCTATGCCTGGCCGTGGAACGTCCTCGGCTGGCCCGGCGTCAACGTCCCCGCCGGCTTCATCACCCCCGGACTCCCGGTGGGCGCCCAGCTCCTCGGTCCGGCCGCAAGCGAACCGTTGCTGATCTCGCTCGCCGCCCAGCTGGAGGCGGAACTGAACTGGCACGAGCGGTGGCCGCCCCAGGGACAGGCGGCGGACGCCGAGGCCGCGTGACGGCGCCAGGGCGTGTGGCGCGACGCGTCCCCCAGGTCACCTCGCGGGCGCGACACGTCCCACAGGTCACCGCGCGGGCGCGACACGCCCCAGAGGTCACCTCGCCGCGAGCAGGCTGACGCCGAGGGCGATCAGGACGGCGACCTTGGCGGCCTCGAACGCCACGTACCACAAGTGGCTGCGGGAGCGCGGCAGTTCCTCGCCGGCCAGGACCCGGTCGGAGCGCCGGTTCAGGCGCGGCCGGACGACGGCGAGCTGGCCGAGGAGCAGGACGGCCGCGGCGGCCGTCAGGGCGATCACGCCGGACGCGGCCGAGCCGCCCACCGCGACCGCGGCGATGACGACCGCGGCCAGCACGGCCTCGACGGCGTTCACCGCCCGGAACACCAGCCGGCCGATGCCCAGGCCCACGGGTATGGTCACGCCCGGCGCCCGGAACTTCAGCGGCGCCTCCAGGAAGGAGATCGCCAGCACCATTCCGAGCCAGACGAAGACGACCGCGCTCGCGGCGGCGGCCGATGCGGTGTTCATCGGTGGGCATTACCTCTCTGGGGACGTCAGTCGCCGGCGGCCGTCCCGGCCAAATGGGCCAGGCAGACGTCGGGTTGGGCGAACGGTTCGAGGGCGGTGGCCGTCAGCGGCGCGCGCAGCTCCGCCAACGCGCCCTGCATCAGCCCGAGATGGACCGGGCAGACCAACTGGCCGTACTCCTCGGCGAGTTCGAGGAAGGGGCAGTGACGCAGCCGGATCCGTTCCGGGACCGTGCGCCCGGTTTCTTCGCCGCCTTCCGGCTCGGGTGCGAAGCCGAGGTCGTCCAGCAGGGCGAGGAGCCCGGCCGTGGCGCCCTCGGCCGTGGGCGGGCGGCCGGGCGGCAGCGGGTCCACCAGGAAACGGCCCCAGGCGCGGCCCGCCTCCAGTGCCTCGGTGTGCGCCTCGGCCGGGTCGGCGCCGGCCCAGCGGCTCAGCAGCATGCGCGCGAGCAGCCGGTAGCCGCGGGTGCCGCCGCGGTCCATGCCGGGCCGGGCGCTGTAGACGGTCCGCGGCCGGCCCGGGCCGGAGGGGTCCTCCACCCGGCGTTCGACGAGCCCCTCGGTGACCAGCGCGTCCAGGTGGAAGCGCACGGTGTTGGGGTGCACGCCCATCCGTTCGGCCGTCTCGCTCACGCCGAGCGGGGCGGGGGCGGCGCGCAGCACGTCCAGGACTGCGCGCCGGCGCGGACTCTCCCGCGTGGCCATGGATGACCACCCCTTTCACCTGCACGCATTTTTCACGATCGCGGTCTGGAGTAATTGTAGGGTGGACCCCGTGGAGCACAGGAACCGAGGCGACCGCGCGACCCCGCCGCCCGCCACCGGCACGGACCCGGCACACCGCACCGGGGCACCGCCCGAACAGCCCGCGCAGCCCGACCAGCCCCAACAGCCCGCGCAGCCCGCGCAGCCCGCAGAACCCGAACAGCCCGAACCGCGCGTCCTGTGTGACGCCGTGGCCCTCGCCGCCGGGCCCCCCGCTCCAGGCACGGTGCTGTGGAAGCTGGCCGAGGAGGGCCGCCAACTCGACGCCAACGTGGTCCGGTTGGCGCCGGGCGCCCGCGTCGACACCCACACCGAGCCCCACCTGGACGTCCTGCTGCTCGTCGTCTCCGGGGACGGTGTCGTCGGCAGCGGCGCCCAGGACGAGCCCCGGGCCCTGGCGGAGGGCGCCCTGCTCTGGCTTCCGCACGGCTCTACCCGCAGCATCACCGCGGGCGAGCGCGGCCTCGCCTACCTGACCGTGCATCGCCGCCGCCCGGGCATGCAGATCCGGTCCCGCGCCGACCTGCCGTAACGCCGGGACTCGGGACGGACGTTGCGCCCGGGGCCGGGAGAGCTAGGGTGCCTGCCTGTGAGCACGTTTACCGATGAAGACGTCCCGGGCCGCTACGGCCCCCACGCCACCACCGAGGCCGATCCGCGCCAGGTCGGGCGGGTGCGCACCGAGTACGCGCCCGCGCACGACGGCGATCCCGACCCCGGGGAGATCGTGTGGACCTGGGTGCCGTTCGAGGAGAACGACGGCCGGGGCAAGGACCGGCCGGTGCTGGTCGTCGCCCGGGAGGGGACGGGCACGCTCCTCGCCGTGCAGTTGTCCAGCAAGCGGCACGACGACGATCGCGAGTGGGTGGCGATCGGGAGCGGCCCCTGGGACCGGTCGGGCAGGGACTCCTGGGTGGACGTCGATCGCGTCCTCCGGCTGCACGAGGCGGGCATGCGCCGCGAGGCGTGCGCCCTGGACCGCATGCGGTTCAACCTGGTCCGGCAGCGGCTGCACGAGCGCTACGGCTGGACCTGACGCCAGCCCTCCAGTGAGCCGAACGCCCGCGCGAAGGCCGCCCGGACCGTCGCTTCCCGGGTGCGGTCCAGGACGCCGAACACCACGTGCTCGAAGGCCCGGCCGAACCGGCCGCCCGGTTCCAGCAGTGCGTGGAAGGCGTCCGCGACATCGGCCGGGTCGTTCTGGAAGACGCCGCAGCCCCAGGCGCCCAGCACCAGCCGGCGGTAGCCGTGGGCGGCGGCGGTCTCCAGGACGCGCTCGGCCCGCACGGCCAGGGCGCCCGGCAGTTCGGCGGCGCGCTCCGGTGCCGTACGCCGGACGACGCCCGCGTTGGGCGCGGCGGCGGTGAGGAAGCCCGCGAGGTACGGCCGGGGAAGGAAGGCGCCCCGGTCGTCCCGGAAGACGGGCACGGCCGGGGAGTGCACGACCCGGTCGGTGTAGAACGGATCGCGGTGGGCGCGGTGGTGGTCGTAGAAGCCGCGGGCCTCAAGGAGGCACGTGTACAGGGCGGAGGCACGGCACAGGGCCTCCTCCTGCGCCTGGGCGCCGTTGAGGTAGCCGCCGCCCGGGTTGCGGGCCGATGCGAAGTTCAGGACGGCGACGGGCGCGCCGGCCAGCCGGCGGGCCGCCTCCAGGCTGCTCTCGCCCGTGACCTCGAACAACGGATCCGCGTCGGTGGCCGGGACCACCGCAACCGGTTCCGGCCCGTACGTCCGCGTGCCCCCGCGCGCGGCCTCGATCGCCGCCACCAGGGACACCTCGCCGCCGTCCGGCGCGCGGTAGCTCCCCGCCGCCACGATCTTTTCCGTCTCGCTCGCGATCCCGCGCAGCCGTGCGCTCACGGCGCCACCCCCGTGGACTCCGTGAGCGCGGGCCGCGCGTTCTCCCCCGTCGTGCTCATGAACGCATCGTGAGCGATCCTGGACGTGCGGTGCAACGGAGTTTTCCCGGCGCGGACCGTCCCGGGGAACACCCGCGGAAACGGAGATGACCGATTCGGAACGTCCCCATGGGCACCCTTGTGCGAATCCGCGCGAGGGTCTTGGGTGGGACGAGTGCCTGCCCGGCGCACGGAAAGCCGGGCCGGTGGCATGGTGGAATCTCAGGAGGATCCCGACATGTCCGATTCACTGAACGACGGTGACGGCTGTACGCGGCGCCGCACCGCCGTCACCGAGGCCGAGGTGGAGGCCCTGGTCAGGGGCATCTGCTTCAAGACAGGTCCGCCCCGCACCCTCGGGGTCGAAGTGGAATGGCTCGTCCACGAGCTGCGGCTGCCGCAGCTCCCGGTGACAACCGAACGACTCGAAGCGGCCTACGCCGCCCTGCGCACCGTACCCCTGGGTTCGGCCCTCACCGTCGAACCCGGCGGCCAGCTGGAGCTCAGCTCGCCGCCCGCCGCCTCCTTGATGGAGTGCGTCGGCACCGTCTCCGCCGACCTGGACGCCGTCCGCGCGGTCCTCGCCGAGGACGGCCTCGGACTCGTCGGCGTCGGCCACGATCCCTGGCACACGCCCCGCCGGTTCCTGCGCGAACCGCGCTACGACGCCATGGAGACGTGCCTCGACCGGACCGGCACCGCCGGCCGGCACATGATGTGCACCTCGGCCTCCGTCCAGGTGTGCCTGGACGCCGGGTACGAGGAGCCCGGACCGCTCGGCCACGAGCGGCGCTGGTGGCTGGCGCACCAGCTGGGCCCGGTCCTGGTGGCCGCGTTCGCCAACTCCCCGCTGGTCGGCCGGGAACCGACCGGCTGGCGGTCCACCCGGCAGCTGCTGTGGATGGAGATCGGCCCCGGACGGGCCGGCGCTCCCCCCGCGCAGGCGCAGCCGCGGGCCGCCTGGGCCCGGCACGCGCTGGACGCGCCGGTGATGTGCGTCCGCCGTGACGCCGGCCCGTGGGACGTGCCCGAGGGGCTGACCTTCCGGGAGTGGACCCGCTCCGGGGCACCCCGGCCGCCCACCCGGGCGGACCTCGACTACCACCTGACCACCCTGTTCCCGCCGGTCCGCCCGCGCGGTCACCTGGAGCTGCGCATGATCGACGCGCAGCCGGGCGACGACGGCTGGATCGTACCGCTCGCGGTGACGGCGGCGCTGTTCGACGACCCGGAGGCCGCCGAGACCGCGCACCGCACGGTGAAGCCGCTCGCCGAGCGCGCCGGGGACCGGCCCGCACCGCACAACCCGCTGTGGATCGACGCGGCCCGGCACGGGCTCGCCGACCCCGAACTGCACGAGGCCGCCGTCGCCTGCTTCGCGGCGGCGCTGGAGGCCCTGCCCCGGCTCGGCGCCACCACCGAGGTGACCGACGCCGTGGCCGCTTACGCGGACCGCTACGTCCGGCGGGGCCGCTGCCCGGCCGACGACCTGCTGGACCACCTGCGGGCGGCGGGCCCGCCCGGGGTGGACCCGCTCGCACCGGACCCGGACCGCACACGGCCTCGCTCGACCGGGGGCGCCGCCGCCCACGGGAGGAAGGACATCCGCACATGACCGCCCCCGAGACCGACACGCCCGCCACCGAGACCCTGCGCGAGCGGGCGCTCGCCTCGCTGCTCACCGCCCGCGACCGCACCACCCTGCTCACCACCTGCGTCGAGGAACCCGACCTCACCGCCCAGCACTCGCCGCTGATGTCCCCACTCGTGTGGGACCTCGCGCACATCGGCAACCAGGAGGAACTGTGGCTGCTGCGGGCGGTCGGCGGCCGGGAGGCGATGCGGCCCGAGATCGACGGACTGTACGACGCCTTCGAGCACCCGCGGGCCGAACGCCCCTCGCTGCCGCTGCTGCCGCCCGGTGAGGCCCGCCGGTACGCGGCCGAGGTGCGGGGCCGGGCCCTGGATTTGCTGGAGGGCGCGGACTTCACCGGCACCCGGCTGACCGAGGCCGGCTTCGCCTTCGGGATGATCGCCCAGCACGAACAGCAGCACGACGAGACCATGCTGATCACCCATCAGCTGCGCACCGGCCGGCAGGCTCTGACCGCGCCCGACCCGGAACCGGCCCCGCCGTTCACCGGGCCGGCCGAAGTCCTGGTCCCCGGCGGCCCGTTCACCATGGGCACCTCCACCGAGCCCTGGGCGCTGGACAACGAGCGTCCCGCGCACCCGGTGGACGTGGCACCGTTCTGGATCGACACCACCCCGGTGACGAACGCGGCGTACCAGGCGTTCATGGAGGACGGCGGCTACGGCACCGAGCGCTGGTGGACGCCTGAGGGCTGGGCGCACGTCCGGCAGCACTCCCTGACCGCCCCGCAGTTCTGGTACCGGGAGGGCGGCCAGTGGCTGCGGCGCCGCTTCGGGATCACCGAGGTCGTCCCGCCGGACGAGCCCGTGCTGCACGTGTGCTGGTACGAGGCGGACGCCTACGCCCGCTGGGCCGGACGCCGGCTGCCCACCGAGGCGGAGTGGGAGAAGGCGGCCCGGCACGACCCGGCGACCGGCCGCTCGCGGCGCTACCCGTGGGGCGACGCCGAACCGGCGCCCGAGCACGCCAACCTGGGCCAGCGGCACCTGCGGCCCGCCCCGGCCGGCAGCTACCCCGCCGGTGAATCACCGCTTGGCATACGGCAGTTGATCGGCGACGTGTGGGAGTGGACGGCGAGCGACCTCCTGCCGTACCCGGGCTTCACGGCGTTCCCGTACAAGGAGTACTCGGAGGTGTTCTTCGGTCCCGAGTACAAGGTGCTGCGCGGCGGTTCGTTCGCCGTGGACCCGGTGGCCTGCCGGGGCACCTTCCGCAACTGGGACTACCCGATCCGCCGGCAGATCTTCTCCGGGTTCCGCACCGCCCGTTCGGAGAGCGTCTGATGTGCCGTCACCTGGCCTTCGTAGGGCCCGAGGAGCCGCTGGGGCGGGTGCTCGTGGAGCCGCCGCACAGCCTGCTGCGGCAGTCGTGGGCGCCGCGGCGGCAGCGGTACGGCACGGTCAACGCCGACGGCTTCGGCGTGGGCTGGTACGCACCCGACGATCCGGTGCCGGCCCGCTACCGGCGGGCCGGACCGATCTGGGCCGACCTGTCCTTCGCCGACCTGGCCCGGGTCGTACGCTCGGGTGCCGTGCTCGCCGCCGTACGGGACGCGACCCTGGCGGGCGCGGACGCCGAGGCGGCTGCGGCGCCGTTCGCGGACGGGCGGTGGCTGTTCAGCCACAACGGCGCGCTCACCGGCTGGCCGCACTCGGCGGCCCCGCTGGTGCCCGCGCTGCCCCCGGCCGACCTGCTGTCGCTGCGGGCGAGCACCGACTCCGCGTTCGTGTGGGCGCTGGTGCTGCACCGGCTGCGGCGGGGCGACGAGCCCGACCGGGCGCTCGGGGACACCGTGGCCCGGCTGGCCGCCGCCTGCCCCGGCTCCCGCCTGAACCTGCTGCTCACCGACGGCACCACCATCACCGCCACCACCTGGGGCGACACCCTCTGGTACCGCACGGAGCCCGGCCTGCGCACGGTCGTCGCCTCCGAGCCGTACGACGACGACCCGCTCTGGCAGGAGGTCCCCGACCGCACGCTGCTCACCGCGACCCGCGCCGGTGTACTGCTCGCGCCGGTCGAGGACCCGGAGGCCGCATCCCGTAAGGAGCCCTGTTCGTGAGTCCCCTGCACGTCACCCGCACCCTCCCCGAGGACGCCACCGACGCCGCCCTGCGCGCCGACGTCCGCCACGGCCTCACCTCCTCCCCCAAGTCGCTGCCGCCCAAGTGGTTCTACGACGCCCGGGGCAGCGAGCTGTTCGACGAGATCACCGGACTGCCGGAGTACTACCCGACGAGGGCCGAGCGGGAGATCCTGGCCGGCCGGGCCGGGGAGATCGCCGCCGCGAGCGGCGCCCGCACCCTGGTCGAACTCGGCTCCGGCTCCTCGGAGAAGACCCGCTACCTGCTGGACGCGCTCACCGGCCTGAAGGCGTACGTTCCCGTCGACGTCAGCGAGAGCGCGCTCACCCGGGCCGGGGAGGCGCTCGTCGCCGACCGCCCGGACCTCGACGTGCACGCCCTGATCGCCGACTTCACCGCCCCCCTTGCCCTGCCCGAGACGCCCGGCCCCCGGCTGGTGGCCTTCCTCGGGGGCACCATCGGCAACCTGCTGCCCGCCGAACGGGCCGCGTTCCTGTCCGCCGTACGCACCCTGCTCGCGCCGGGCGACGGGCTGCTGCTCGGCACCGACCTGGTCAAGGACGAGGCGGTGCTGGTCCGGGCCTACGACGACGCGGCCGGGGTGACGGCCGCGTTCAACAAGAACGTCCTCGCCGTGATCGACCGCGAGCTGGGCGCCGACTTCGATCCCGGCGCCTTCGACCACGTGGCCCGGTGGGACGCCGACCGGGAGTGGATCGAGATGCGGCTGCGCTCCCGTACGGCGCAGACCGTGAAGATCCCCGCACTGGACCTCGCCGTGCACTTCGCGGCCGGCGAGGAGCTGCGCACGGAGGTGTCGGCGAAGTTCCGCAGGGACGGCGTCACCGGGGAACTCGCGGCGGCCGGGATGGAGTTGACCCACTGGTGGACGGACAAGGCGGGCCGCTTCGCCCTGTCGCTGAGCGTGGCGCGGTGAACGGGCGACCGCCGGCCGCCGTGGGCTGCCCGGACTACAGCTGCGGGGTGAGCAGTTCGGTGATCTTGTGCGAGGCGCCGCGGGCCTCGGTCGCCGGGTCCGCCCCGCCCAGCACCTTGGTCATGTAGCCCTTGATCGGGTTGTCCGCCTCGACGGCGGCCCAGTCGGGCGTGTTGGGGGTCGCCCGGCCGTGCGCGGCGCCCGCCGCCATGGCGGCGACCCCCTGCTCGCCGGCCACCTTGCCCGCCAGCGACGGCTTGTTGGGCACGTAGTTCATGGTGCGGGCGAGTTCGGTGTCCCACTTCGCGCCGGTGAGCGCCCCGACGACGGCGGTCGCCGCGTACGGGATGTCGGTGTTCTGCGGGACGACGAGGTCGGAGCCGCCGGTGAAGACGGTGCCGGGCCGGGCGGCGGTCTTGCCCGGGACCGGGAAGAACCCGAGTTCGCCCTTCAGATCCGGGTTCTGCTGCACGATGGACTGGGCGAGCCCGGGTACGCCGATGATCTGCGCGACGCCGCCGGCGGCGAACACCTTGGCCTGCGGCGGGTGTTCCTCGTCGGAGTCCGCCGGGCCCCGGCCCAGGGCCTGCAGCTTCCGGTAGAACTCCATCCCGCGCAGCGCGGCCGGGGTGTCCAGGGTCCCCTGCCAGCGGTTCTCGCGCTGCACGGCGAGGTCGCCGCCCTCGTCCCAGACGAACCCGGCCAGGGTGTACCAGTCCTGTCCGGCGAGGTAGATGCCCTGCCGGCCGCCCGTGTTCAGCTTCTCGGTGTCGGCGATCCACTGCGCGCGTGTCCTGGGCGGGGTGGTGATGCCGGCCTGCTCGAAGAGGTCCTTGCGGTAGACGACGACGCGGTTGGCCGCGTACCAGGGGATGCCGTACTGCTGGCCGCCGTCCTTGCCGGGGGCGGCGAGGCCGGGCAGCCAGTCCTGGCTGCCCCAGTCGCGCATCGACTCCAGGGTCAGGTCGGTGAGCCGGCCGTCGTCGACGTACTGCGACACCTGCGTGTTGCCGACCTCGATGACGTCCGGGCCCTTCCCGGACTCGGCCTTCAGCGCCGTGTGCACCTTCGCCCCGATGCCGGTCCATTCCTGGATGCGGATGTCGAGGCGGAGGTCGCTGTGGGCGCGTTCGAAGTCCTCGGTGAAGCGCTGGAGGAACTGCGGGGAGGCGCTGCCCTTCATCAGCCACACCGTGACGGTCTGCCGGTCGTGCCCGCCCGGCAGCAGCCCGCAGCCGCTGACGAGGGAGCCGGTGACACAGAGGAGTGCGAGCAGACGACGTCTCACGAGGGGTCCTGTTCTGTCTGGGTGGTGCGGACAGGGAAGGGGGCCCGGCGTGGGGGGGGCGAGTCCGGAGGCTCGTACGGGTGTGGCTGGAGTTTGGTATGGACCAATGCGGACGTCAAGTGCCTATCGATGATCCGGGGGCGACGCCTCGCGGACCGGGCGCGGATACGGCACCGTGGAGTGAGCCGTGACATGTCCGTCACGGCGGACGTGCGGCGTCCGGCACGGCGTGTCCGGACGCGGCCGGCCGGCCCCGCCGCACGGCGGAGAGGAGCAACCCGAATGTCGAACCACACCTACCGGGTCACCGAGATCGTCGGCACCTCCCACGAGGGCGTCGACCAGGCCGTCCGCAACGGCATCAACCGTGCCGGCCAGACCCTGCGCAACCTGGACTGGTTCGAGGTGACCCAGGTCCGGGGCCAGATCGAGAACGGGCAGATCGAGCACTGGCAGGTGGGTCTGAAGGTGGGGTTCCGCATCGACGACGAGGGCTGACCCCGCGCCGCCCCCGCCCCCGCCCCGGCTCCTGGCGTCAGGTGCGCCCCTCGCGCTCCTGGACGTCCTCCAGCACGGTGGACCGGCCGGTCCACCGTGCCCGTACGACGGTGAATCCGGCGGCCTCCGCGTCGTCGCAGACGAGCGCGTCGTCGTCGACGAGGACCCGGATCTCCCGCTCACGCGCGAGCCGCCGCAGGATCTCCAGCTTGGTGTACCGGGCGGGCCTGCGGTCGGCGTTGCCCCGCATGTGCACCGGCCCCTCGGGCAGGCCATGGGCGGCGAGCCAGTCCACGGTGTCGCGCCGGCAGCGCTCGGGCCGCCCGGTGAGGTACACGAGGTCGCACTCCCGCGCGCTGTCGAGCGCGAGGGCGACGCCCTCGGCGAGCGGCGGGTCGTGCGGCGCGGCGGCGAAGAACGCGTCCCAGTTCCGCGGCCGCTCCGTCAGGAAGTGCTGGCGGTGCGCGGTGTCGGCGAGGGTGTTGTCGAGGTCGAACACGGCGAGCGGCCGCTGCTGGCTGTCGGTCACGGGCCCACCCTAGTGCCCCGGCAGGCGACGTTTGCCCGTGAAGGAGCGGCGTCCGGTGCGTGCTCTCGGTGTGCCGGCCGGAAGTCCTCGTACTGGATGTACTTGGGCTTTCGGCCGGTGCGTCGAGAGGGCGTGCCGGGCGTCGCGACGGGGCGAACGTCGCCTGTTGGGGCACTAGCCAGCGGTGCTCGGGCGTGGGGCTTCGGGAATCCTGGGGCGGCCGCGGTGTTGAACCCTGGTGTGAGTGCACTGATCGCCCGGACCCCGTTCTCCGTCCTGGACCGCTCCCGCATCCGGGAGGGCCGCCCGCCCGCGGAGGCGCTGCGGGACACCGTCGCGCTGGCCCGGGAGGCGGAGGCGCTCGGCTACCACCGCTTCTGGGTCTCGGAGCACCACGGCGTGCCCGGGGTCGCCGGGTCCGCGCCGACCGTGCTGGCCGCGGCCGTGGCCGCCGCCACCCGAACGATCCGCGTCGGCACGGGCGGGGTCATGCTGCCCAACCACCAACCCCTCGTCGTCGCAGAGCAGTTCGGCGTGCTGGAGTCGCTGTTCCCGGGCCGGATCGACATGGGCCTCGGACGTTCGGTGGGCTTCACCGGCGGGGTGCGCAAGGCGCTGGGCCGGGACAAGGACGACGCGGAGGACTTCGCCACACAGGTCGCCGAGCTGCTCGGCTGGTTCGCGGGGACCTCACCCACGGGGGTGCGGGCCCGCCCTGCGGAGGGCCTGCGCGTGCCGCCGTACCTGCTGGCCATGGGCGAGGGCGCGCGGATCGCCGCCGACGCGGGGCTGCCGATGGTCATCGGTGACCTGCGCGACCGTGAGCGGATGCTGCGCGGCATCGACGTCTACCGCTCGGCGTTCCGGGCGTCGCCCTGGGCGCCGGAGCCGTACGTGGTGATCTCCGGTTCGGTCGCGGTCGCGGCGACCTCGCGGGAGGCGCGCCGGCTGCTGGTGCCGGAGGCGTGGGCGGCGGCACACGCGCGCACGCACGGCACGTTCCCGCCGCTGGCACCGGCCGACGACATCGAGCGGCGCACGATGACCGCGAAGGAGCGCGAGCTGTACGACGCCGCGCTCGCCGGGCACATCGCCGGCACCG
Coding sequences within it:
- a CDS encoding extracellular solute-binding protein yields the protein MRRRLLALLCVTGSLVSGCGLLPGGHDRQTVTVWLMKGSASPQFLQRFTEDFERAHSDLRLDIRIQEWTGIGAKVHTALKAESGKGPDVIEVGNTQVSQYVDDGRLTDLTLESMRDWGSQDWLPGLAAPGKDGGQQYGIPWYAANRVVVYRKDLFEQAGITTPPRTRAQWIADTEKLNTGGRQGIYLAGQDWYTLAGFVWDEGGDLAVQRENRWQGTLDTPAALRGMEFYRKLQALGRGPADSDEEHPPQAKVFAAGGVAQIIGVPGLAQSIVQQNPDLKGELGFFPVPGKTAARPGTVFTGGSDLVVPQNTDIPYAATAVVGALTGAKWDTELARTMNYVPNKPSLAGKVAGEQGVAAMAAGAAHGRATPNTPDWAAVEADNPIKGYMTKVLGGADPATEARGASHKITELLTPQL
- a CDS encoding LLM class flavin-dependent oxidoreductase: MSALIARTPFSVLDRSRIREGRPPAEALRDTVALAREAEALGYHRFWVSEHHGVPGVAGSAPTVLAAAVAAATRTIRVGTGGVMLPNHQPLVVAEQFGVLESLFPGRIDMGLGRSVGFTGGVRKALGRDKDDAEDFATQVAELLGWFAGTSPTGVRARPAEGLRVPPYLLAMGEGARIAADAGLPMVIGDLRDRERMLRGIDVYRSAFRASPWAPEPYVVISGSVAVAATSREARRLLVPEAWAAAHARTHGTFPPLAPADDIERRTMTAKERELYDAALAGHIAGTEEEVADELESVLKETGADEVLVTTSSYDRTALLDSYRRLAAVSRCEPGAGR
- a CDS encoding dodecin → MSNHTYRVTEIVGTSHEGVDQAVRNGINRAGQTLRNLDWFEVTQVRGQIENGQIEHWQVGLKVGFRIDDEG